From Pseudovibrio sp. Tun.PSC04-5.I4, a single genomic window includes:
- a CDS encoding substrate-binding domain-containing protein yields MKKFIAGISLAAVLGAAAPATAGQDNPFQCEEGETYVMNVMVSGVEYWFPVYEMFKQAAQQMGCKTAYTGTPEYDVNKQLASFEQVLIKKPAGVLLHPMNSDPFIEPINRAAEMGIPVVTFAADSPNSKRVSYITSNNVSEGKYAADAVAEAMGGNGKYAVLENPGQDNHDVRVKSFVARMKEKWPDMELATRAASNQDPTKAYNAVLAMAQAHPDLGAIFMPEANSALGAAQAAKELGGKIKVMHADVNAKMLDLIKAGEVFGAVNPNQGVQGYMGFMMLWLANHSDLIDPMNDHKSSGFNPMGVPYLDNGFSIVTAANADEFYWDKYLKRRGTKGINE; encoded by the coding sequence ATGAAAAAGTTTATTGCCGGAATCAGCCTTGCAGCTGTTCTGGGCGCTGCTGCACCAGCAACCGCCGGACAAGACAATCCATTCCAGTGTGAAGAAGGTGAAACCTACGTGATGAACGTAATGGTTTCCGGTGTTGAGTACTGGTTCCCGGTCTACGAAATGTTCAAGCAGGCCGCCCAGCAGATGGGCTGTAAAACAGCCTACACCGGTACGCCGGAATATGACGTGAACAAGCAGCTTGCCAGCTTTGAGCAGGTTTTGATCAAAAAGCCTGCTGGCGTTCTGCTGCACCCTATGAATTCGGATCCGTTCATTGAGCCAATCAACCGCGCTGCGGAAATGGGAATTCCAGTTGTAACGTTTGCTGCGGATTCACCAAACTCCAAGCGAGTTTCCTACATCACGTCCAACAACGTGAGCGAAGGCAAATATGCAGCTGATGCTGTTGCTGAAGCAATGGGCGGTAACGGCAAATACGCTGTTTTGGAAAATCCGGGTCAGGACAACCATGATGTACGCGTAAAGAGCTTTGTTGCCCGTATGAAAGAAAAATGGCCTGACATGGAGCTGGCAACCCGCGCAGCCTCCAATCAGGATCCAACCAAAGCCTACAACGCAGTTCTGGCCATGGCTCAGGCGCACCCGGATCTGGGCGCGATCTTTATGCCAGAGGCAAATTCAGCTCTTGGTGCAGCTCAGGCTGCGAAGGAACTGGGCGGCAAGATCAAAGTTATGCATGCGGACGTGAACGCAAAGATGCTTGATCTGATTAAGGCTGGTGAAGTGTTTGGCGCAGTGAACCCAAACCAGGGCGTTCAGGGTTACATGGGCTTCATGATGTTGTGGTTGGCGAACCATAGTGACCTTATTGATCCAATGAACGATCACAAGAGCTCCGGCTTCAACCCAATGGGTGTGCCTTACCTCGACAACGGCTTTTCTATCGTAACAGCCGCTAATGCCGATGAATTCTATTGGGACAAGTACCTGAAGCGTCGCGGCACCAAAGGCATCAACGAGTAA
- a CDS encoding ABC transporter substrate-binding protein gives MIKLQNWLAGTAMAMVLMGGVASAEDLTIGLSSEPSAIDPHYHNLGPNNMIAYHMFDRLIHQNEKQQLQPGLATSWKPINATTWELKLRKGVVFHDGNPFNADDVVFSFERAPNVPNSPSSFATYTKGKTVKKIDDYTVHIVTEKPYPLVPNDISTVSIISVEAGTDATTAMYNSGKATIGSGPYKFAEYVPGDRIVLEANPDYWGAKPKWDKVTFKPIKSGPSRVAALLAGDVDLINGVPTTDIETLKGNDKVSLWQGPSNRVIYLHLDHDRDDSPFVKANGGGAIKNPIKDQRVREAISKAISRDLIVERVMEGVAVKAGQLLPDGFFGVSENLKPLEYDPKGAKELLAAAGVPDGFELRIHGPNDRYINDAKIVEAIAQMLNRVGIKTDVETMPRSVYFKRASRGGPNKTPEFSMVLVGWGAGSGEASSPLRSLVHTFDKSKGFGSSNRGRYSNSEVDAMIEEALATVDDEKRQDLLARATEIAINDQAIIPLHYQVNTWATRKGLAYLPRTDEYTLSKGVSVE, from the coding sequence ATGATTAAGCTGCAGAATTGGCTTGCTGGAACAGCAATGGCCATGGTGCTCATGGGTGGAGTCGCGTCTGCTGAAGACCTGACAATTGGTCTGTCTTCGGAGCCAAGCGCGATTGACCCGCACTATCATAATCTAGGCCCGAACAATATGATTGCCTATCATATGTTCGACCGTCTCATTCACCAGAATGAAAAACAGCAGTTGCAGCCGGGACTTGCAACCAGTTGGAAACCAATCAACGCAACAACATGGGAGTTGAAACTGCGCAAAGGCGTGGTGTTCCATGATGGCAATCCGTTCAACGCGGATGATGTGGTGTTCTCGTTTGAGCGGGCACCAAACGTGCCAAACTCACCATCCAGCTTTGCCACCTACACCAAAGGAAAAACCGTCAAAAAGATTGACGATTACACAGTCCACATCGTGACTGAAAAGCCCTATCCGTTGGTGCCGAATGACATTTCTACGGTCAGTATTATTTCTGTTGAAGCAGGAACAGATGCAACAACTGCAATGTACAATTCTGGCAAGGCAACAATCGGTTCCGGACCATACAAGTTTGCAGAATATGTACCGGGCGACCGGATCGTACTGGAAGCTAACCCGGATTATTGGGGTGCAAAGCCGAAGTGGGATAAAGTCACCTTCAAGCCAATTAAATCCGGCCCATCTCGTGTAGCTGCGCTGTTGGCAGGTGATGTTGATCTGATCAACGGTGTACCAACAACGGATATTGAGACGCTCAAGGGCAACGATAAAGTGTCTTTGTGGCAAGGGCCTTCCAACCGCGTCATCTACTTGCATCTGGATCATGACCGCGACGACAGTCCGTTTGTGAAAGCAAATGGCGGCGGAGCGATCAAAAATCCGATCAAAGATCAGCGCGTACGTGAGGCTATCTCTAAAGCCATCAGCCGCGATCTCATCGTAGAGCGCGTTATGGAGGGGGTTGCCGTAAAAGCTGGGCAGCTTCTGCCAGATGGATTCTTCGGTGTAAGCGAAAATCTGAAACCGCTTGAGTATGATCCAAAAGGCGCCAAAGAGCTGCTTGCAGCTGCTGGTGTTCCTGATGGATTTGAGCTGCGCATCCACGGCCCGAATGACCGCTACATCAACGATGCAAAAATTGTTGAAGCCATCGCTCAGATGCTCAACCGTGTCGGCATCAAAACCGATGTAGAAACCATGCCGCGTTCGGTTTACTTCAAGCGCGCGTCTCGTGGCGGCCCAAACAAAACACCTGAATTTTCAATGGTTCTCGTTGGTTGGGGTGCAGGCTCAGGTGAAGCATCATCACCGCTTCGCTCACTGGTTCATACCTTTGACAAAAGCAAAGGGTTTGGCTCTTCCAACCGTGGTCGCTATTCTAATTCAGAAGTAGACGCGATGATTGAGGAAGCCCTGGCAACGGTTGACGATGAAAAGCGTCAGGACCTGCTGGCAAGAGCAACCGAAATTGCGATCAACGATCAGGCGATCATCCCGCTGCACTATCAGGTGAATACATGGGCAACCCGCAAGGGCCTTGCGTACCTGCCGCGCACGGATGAATACACCCTCTCTAAGGGCGTATCTGTCGAGTAA
- a CDS encoding oligopeptide/dipeptide ABC transporter ATP-binding protein: MTLLGTPVMELQGVSKRFTKKLDLAEKTLRVFGSTLKEQVVHAVDDVSLSIAPGEVVGLVGESGCGKSTLGRVVAGIHAASEGTVHFRGENVKQLSRAAAKNAQLKVQMIFQDPMSSLNPRKRVSDIIGEAPKVHGLISGAELSDYVDQMLLRVGLDPDFKNRYPHQFSGGQRQRIGIARALAVNPEFLVCDESIAALDVSIQAQVINLFMDLREQLGLTYLFISHDLGVVEHLSDRVVIMYLGRVVEIAKTDELFAKPNHPYTQALLREVPRIDARKQVYEPVKGEIPSPLTPPSGCHFHPRCPFATKRCSEQQPILREIAPGHVSACHLNDG, from the coding sequence ATGACCTTGCTCGGAACACCTGTCATGGAACTGCAAGGCGTTTCTAAACGCTTCACCAAAAAGCTGGACCTTGCAGAGAAAACCCTGCGCGTCTTCGGTTCCACCCTTAAGGAACAGGTCGTTCATGCGGTTGATGACGTTTCTCTCAGCATCGCACCGGGAGAAGTCGTTGGCCTTGTGGGGGAAAGCGGATGTGGCAAGTCCACGTTGGGCCGCGTTGTAGCTGGCATTCATGCTGCCAGCGAAGGCACCGTTCATTTCCGTGGTGAGAATGTAAAGCAGCTCTCAAGGGCCGCTGCAAAAAATGCGCAGCTCAAAGTGCAGATGATCTTTCAAGACCCTATGTCCTCTCTCAACCCACGCAAACGGGTGAGTGATATCATCGGCGAAGCGCCCAAAGTCCACGGTCTCATCTCGGGAGCGGAGCTTTCTGATTATGTCGACCAGATGCTGCTGCGTGTTGGTTTGGATCCAGATTTCAAAAACCGCTACCCGCATCAGTTCTCCGGCGGACAACGCCAACGCATAGGCATTGCCCGTGCCTTGGCGGTAAACCCGGAATTCCTCGTTTGCGATGAATCCATTGCAGCCCTGGATGTGTCCATTCAAGCGCAAGTCATCAATCTGTTCATGGACCTGAGAGAGCAACTGGGCCTGACCTACCTCTTCATCAGCCATGATTTAGGCGTGGTGGAGCATCTGTCAGATCGTGTGGTGATTATGTATCTGGGCCGCGTGGTGGAGATTGCGAAAACAGACGAGTTGTTTGCGAAACCCAATCACCCCTACACGCAGGCGCTCCTACGAGAAGTTCCGCGCATTGATGCCCGCAAGCAGGTGTATGAGCCAGTCAAAGGTGAGATTCCCTCACCGCTCACACCACCCAGCGGATGCCATTTCCATCCAAGGTGCCCGTTTGCAACCAAGCGATGTTCAGAGCAGCAACCAATTTTGAGGGAAATTGCTCCCGGCCATGTTTCTGCATGTCATCTGAACGACGGTTAA
- a CDS encoding M48 family metallopeptidase: MVRTLLPALSDEKICNSKAGELALERLARRLTKDIELPFEPVFTVVESQIPNAFALPGGRITILSNTLEIVDGPDELAAVLAHELGHVKHRHSMQQLINVAGTGFVFSMFIGDFTGGSIIASLGETMLDSSYSRDMEREADAFAISMLEQAQVGSTGLAGFLKKIASEHEAENSLTKALSFLSSHPPTRERVDALNTLANQDAKTTPVLSEQHWKSLKSICEKTRELEV, encoded by the coding sequence TTGGTAAGAACTTTGTTGCCTGCGTTGAGCGATGAGAAAATTTGTAACTCCAAAGCCGGTGAATTGGCACTGGAGCGACTAGCTCGCCGATTAACGAAGGATATTGAACTTCCGTTTGAACCGGTTTTCACGGTTGTCGAAAGCCAAATTCCGAATGCGTTTGCACTGCCGGGTGGAAGAATTACAATTCTTTCCAACACACTAGAAATTGTCGATGGCCCCGATGAACTTGCAGCTGTTTTGGCCCATGAGCTTGGCCACGTCAAACATCGCCACTCCATGCAACAACTCATAAACGTTGCAGGCACGGGCTTTGTCTTTTCCATGTTCATTGGTGACTTCACAGGTGGCAGCATCATTGCTAGCCTTGGTGAAACGATGTTGGACAGCTCTTATTCAAGAGATATGGAACGGGAAGCTGATGCGTTTGCAATCAGCATGTTGGAGCAAGCACAGGTTGGTTCAACCGGCCTTGCGGGTTTCCTGAAAAAGATTGCATCAGAACATGAAGCCGAAAACTCACTCACCAAGGCGCTGAGCTTTCTCTCCAGTCATCCGCCCACACGAGAACGCGTTGATGCACTGAACACACTTGCAAATCAGGATGCGAAAACAACACCAGTTTTGAGTGAACAGCACTGGAAAAGCCTCAAGAGCATCTGCGAGAAAACGAGAGAACTCGAGGTCTAA
- a CDS encoding N-formylglutamate amidohydrolase, with protein MPQSIENVLKIHRPTTLTSPLVIDSPHSGEIYPEDFRPCVPASRYKCAEDRYVHELFEKAAETGGAYLEALFPRIYIDPNRRVDNIDPTTIKGWTRAAKPDFRTELGKGLIWTDAPPSSGPLYDRELTAAEVENRIDGYYTPYYDALTRLMEQARAQFGIAYHLDCHSMQAVSTIMHENGAGEKRPDITLSDRDGTTCDPEYIQTARDILVSLGYEVKINDPYKGAELVIHTGRPAQNWHSIQIEVSRGLYMSEVNLEKFPNFANLQQDLGAFVNRLSDYTKQQIKEPAL; from the coding sequence TTGCCCCAATCTATTGAAAATGTGCTGAAAATCCATCGACCTACAACACTGACAAGCCCTCTGGTTATCGACTCTCCTCATTCTGGAGAGATCTACCCAGAGGACTTCCGGCCCTGCGTACCCGCGTCGCGCTATAAATGCGCTGAAGATCGTTATGTGCATGAGCTCTTTGAAAAAGCAGCTGAAACAGGCGGCGCTTATCTGGAAGCCTTGTTCCCGCGCATCTACATCGATCCGAACCGGCGGGTCGATAACATCGACCCCACCACGATCAAAGGCTGGACTCGAGCTGCAAAACCGGATTTCCGCACTGAATTAGGCAAAGGCTTGATCTGGACTGATGCGCCACCCTCCAGCGGGCCTCTTTACGACAGAGAGCTAACAGCTGCTGAGGTCGAAAACCGCATTGATGGCTATTACACGCCTTACTATGATGCGTTGACCCGTCTCATGGAGCAAGCCCGCGCGCAATTCGGCATCGCTTATCATCTGGACTGCCACAGCATGCAGGCGGTATCGACAATCATGCATGAAAACGGAGCAGGTGAGAAAAGGCCCGATATCACCTTGAGTGACCGAGATGGAACCACTTGCGATCCTGAATACATCCAGACCGCGCGCGATATCCTCGTGAGCCTTGGATATGAGGTGAAGATCAATGACCCTTACAAGGGTGCTGAACTGGTCATTCACACGGGTCGTCCGGCGCAAAATTGGCACTCAATCCAGATCGAAGTCAGCCGTGGCCTTTATATGAGTGAGGTCAATTTGGAGAAATTCCCAAATTTCGCAAACCTCCAACAAGATCTCGGTGCCTTCGTGAATCGCCTTTCCGACTACACAAAACAGCAAATCAAAGAGCCCGCTCTTTAG
- a CDS encoding M14 family metallopeptidase produces the protein MIIDSIAYPIEIEFPDIIPYKVCNTGVDWITTLDSGVAGPHVMISALVHGNEPCGAVALDWLFKQEVRPVRGKLSLAFMNVAAYNAFDRENPTASRYLDQDFNRVWQSESLDDPEVTRELERAREVRPIVETVDLLLDIHSMQHKNPPLMLAGIQPKGRALARQVADPEWVVCDAGHAEGQRLRDYGGFSASNSKKTALLLETGQHWEAASAPRAIANAIRFLRTTECVSVDFGEDFLVKQPQPVPQRTIEIIAPVTVQSEQFRFAEEFHGMEIIERKGTVIAMDGDTAVKTPHDNCVLIMPNRRLQLGKTAVRLGKLVD, from the coding sequence ATGATCATCGATAGCATTGCCTACCCGATTGAAATCGAATTTCCCGATATTATTCCCTACAAAGTATGCAATACGGGCGTGGATTGGATCACGACACTTGATTCCGGGGTTGCTGGTCCGCATGTCATGATCTCAGCACTGGTGCATGGCAATGAGCCGTGTGGTGCTGTCGCTCTGGATTGGTTGTTTAAGCAGGAAGTCAGACCTGTACGCGGGAAGCTCAGCCTCGCGTTTATGAATGTCGCGGCTTACAATGCATTTGATCGAGAAAACCCAACTGCATCGCGCTATCTGGATCAGGATTTCAACCGTGTTTGGCAATCAGAATCTCTAGATGACCCGGAAGTTACCCGCGAATTGGAGCGTGCACGAGAAGTTCGGCCAATCGTTGAGACTGTTGATCTGCTACTGGATATCCATAGCATGCAGCACAAGAATCCACCGCTAATGCTAGCCGGTATTCAGCCTAAGGGCCGTGCCTTGGCGCGACAAGTTGCGGATCCAGAGTGGGTTGTGTGTGATGCTGGACATGCGGAAGGGCAACGCCTGCGGGATTATGGTGGATTTTCTGCATCAAACAGCAAGAAAACCGCTCTTCTGCTGGAAACCGGGCAACATTGGGAGGCAGCCTCCGCACCGCGCGCTATTGCCAATGCCATCCGGTTTTTGCGGACAACTGAGTGCGTTTCCGTTGATTTTGGCGAAGATTTTCTGGTGAAACAACCCCAGCCCGTTCCTCAACGAACAATCGAAATTATTGCCCCTGTCACGGTACAGAGTGAGCAGTTTCGCTTTGCAGAAGAATTTCACGGAATGGAGATCATTGAACGCAAAGGCACAGTCATCGCGATGGACGGTGATACAGCCGTTAAAACCCCGCATGACAATTGCGTTCTGATTATGCCGAACCGTCGCCTACAACTAGGGAAAACGGCAGTTCGCCTTGGAAAACTGGTCGATTGA
- a CDS encoding ABC transporter permease: MSVFILRRLMQSGIVMIAMSVIVFFGVNVVGDPIDMLVSPDADQAEIERVTRDFGLDKPVWQQYTVFVSNAVKGDLGTSFVFGESALKLIVERMPATLELAFVALLLAVFIGIPLGLYAGLRPKAISSRLIMSGSILGFSLPTFWVGIMMIMLFAVMLGWVPATGRGETVSLLGLQVSFLTLDGLSHIILPAINLALLKISLVIRLTRAGAREVMHMDFIKFARAKGLSARRIVMVHLFKNIMIPVVTVLGLEFGSLIAFSVVTETIFAWPGMGKLLIDAIQQLDRPIIVAYLMIIVVLFVVINLIVDILYSILDPRVRLQDATS; the protein is encoded by the coding sequence ATGTCTGTCTTCATTCTCAGACGCCTGATGCAAAGCGGCATAGTGATGATTGCTATGTCCGTGATTGTGTTCTTTGGCGTGAATGTGGTGGGTGATCCCATCGATATGCTGGTCAGCCCGGACGCAGACCAGGCCGAAATTGAGCGCGTTACCCGTGACTTCGGCTTGGATAAACCCGTCTGGCAGCAATACACCGTATTTGTCAGCAACGCCGTAAAAGGTGATTTAGGAACCTCCTTCGTATTTGGAGAATCCGCACTTAAACTCATTGTAGAACGTATGCCAGCCACACTGGAACTCGCCTTTGTAGCACTTCTGTTGGCGGTGTTTATTGGCATTCCGCTTGGCCTCTATGCGGGCCTTAGGCCGAAAGCCATATCCTCGCGGCTCATCATGAGTGGCTCAATCCTCGGCTTTTCCCTGCCCACATTCTGGGTCGGTATCATGATGATAATGTTGTTCGCCGTGATGTTGGGTTGGGTGCCGGCGACTGGGCGAGGGGAAACGGTTTCACTACTCGGCTTGCAAGTGTCGTTTCTGACGTTGGATGGTCTCTCACACATCATCCTGCCCGCCATCAATCTGGCACTGCTCAAAATCTCGCTGGTTATCCGCCTCACAAGGGCAGGCGCACGCGAGGTGATGCATATGGATTTCATCAAATTCGCCCGCGCGAAAGGTCTTTCCGCCCGCCGTATCGTCATGGTGCATCTGTTCAAGAACATCATGATCCCGGTGGTCACAGTGCTTGGCTTGGAGTTTGGCTCCCTTATCGCGTTTTCTGTGGTGACGGAAACCATCTTTGCATGGCCGGGTATGGGCAAGCTTTTGATCGATGCCATCCAGCAATTGGATCGCCCCATCATCGTCGCTTATCTGATGATCATCGTCGTGCTGTTTGTGGTCATCAACCTGATCGTGGACATTCTCTATTCTATTCTGGACCCGCGTGTGCGGCTTCAGGATGCAACGAGCTAA
- a CDS encoding ABC transporter ATP-binding protein, with product MNKQNTLEVKNLQTHFFTKAGVVKAVEDVSFSVKPGEILGLVGESGSGKTVTGFSLIGLVDEPGKMVGGSILLNGDDLAKKDEKQWRGLRGKKIAMIFQDPMMTLNPVLRIDTQMIEAIQAHEKISKKAARERCREALVRVGIASPDERLASYPHQFSGGMRQRVAIAIALLHQPDLIIADEPTTALDVTIQAQILYEVRKLCSETGMSLIWVTHDLAVISGLADRIAVMYAGRIVEQGSIDEVLDTPLHPYTKGLIESVPSRNKRGSKLYQIPGMTPSLLNLPSGCAFASRCPAKQSDCVLAAPEITKLGEERQVRCFHPVKQEEMA from the coding sequence ATGAACAAACAGAACACACTCGAGGTCAAGAACCTCCAGACCCACTTTTTCACCAAGGCTGGTGTTGTCAAAGCAGTTGAAGATGTCAGTTTCTCTGTAAAACCGGGAGAAATCCTCGGTCTTGTGGGAGAAAGCGGCTCTGGCAAAACCGTCACCGGCTTCTCGCTGATTGGGTTGGTAGACGAGCCCGGCAAAATGGTTGGCGGATCTATTCTCCTCAATGGGGATGATCTCGCCAAAAAAGACGAGAAGCAGTGGCGAGGGTTGCGAGGCAAGAAGATCGCGATGATCTTTCAAGACCCCATGATGACGCTAAACCCTGTCTTGCGCATCGATACGCAGATGATTGAGGCCATTCAGGCTCACGAAAAGATCTCCAAAAAAGCAGCTCGGGAGAGATGCCGTGAGGCTCTCGTTCGCGTCGGCATCGCCTCGCCTGATGAGCGCCTTGCGTCTTACCCGCACCAGTTTTCCGGCGGTATGAGGCAACGCGTTGCCATCGCAATCGCCTTGCTGCATCAACCAGACCTGATTATCGCGGATGAGCCGACAACTGCGCTGGACGTAACCATTCAGGCGCAAATCCTCTATGAAGTGCGCAAACTCTGCTCCGAAACCGGAATGTCGCTTATTTGGGTGACACATGATCTTGCCGTCATCAGCGGATTGGCTGACCGAATTGCAGTTATGTACGCCGGTCGTATTGTGGAGCAAGGCAGTATTGATGAAGTGCTGGACACACCACTGCACCCTTACACAAAGGGTTTGATTGAATCCGTCCCGAGCAGAAACAAACGCGGATCCAAGCTCTACCAGATCCCCGGTATGACCCCGTCTCTGCTGAACCTGCCATCAGGATGCGCTTTTGCCAGCCGTTGCCCGGCCAAACAAAGCGACTGTGTTTTGGCTGCTCCAGAGATTACTAAGTTGGGAGAGGAAAGACAGGTGCGTTGCTTCCATCCTGTTAAACAGGAGGAAATGGCATGA
- a CDS encoding LysR substrate-binding domain-containing protein, with amino-acid sequence MSDSLENKSTDLPSRPRLSLREFEVLRAVISARKTTAAAARLGISQPAVSRAIKHLEERLGKTLFNRDSGRLVPTSDALALNEKLEPVFEMLAGIENETFVAQSSKPLRLAAPPTISHRFLLGVIAEFIKAYPGQKVELEIGTSSDVRNHVAEGHADLGLTDGLSKHAGLILEPLRSAIAHAVLHRDHPLATKAFIEPEDFDGQDFVALTRRFPVRAILERMFAERGIRPNIVAESSTAVSVSELVRAGVGMSVLNPFPVARNHPETLVFLPFKPRISYLNAFILPATTPSTPIARKFIEFTRAFEIEDPYSTPA; translated from the coding sequence ATGTCTGACAGTCTTGAGAATAAATCAACTGACCTCCCTTCCCGGCCCCGACTAAGCCTTCGAGAGTTTGAAGTTTTGCGCGCTGTGATCAGTGCGCGGAAAACAACAGCAGCGGCAGCTAGACTGGGCATTTCTCAGCCCGCAGTCAGCCGCGCTATCAAGCATTTGGAAGAGCGGTTGGGTAAAACGCTGTTCAATCGGGACAGCGGACGATTGGTGCCGACCTCCGATGCGCTTGCTTTGAACGAAAAGCTGGAGCCCGTTTTTGAAATGCTGGCAGGCATTGAAAACGAGACATTTGTTGCGCAAAGCAGCAAGCCTTTGCGCCTCGCAGCACCGCCCACTATTTCGCACCGCTTTCTGCTTGGGGTTATCGCAGAATTCATCAAAGCGTATCCCGGTCAGAAGGTAGAGCTCGAGATTGGTACCTCCTCGGACGTTCGCAATCATGTTGCTGAGGGGCATGCCGATCTGGGGCTGACAGATGGGCTATCCAAGCACGCAGGGCTGATTCTGGAGCCTCTCCGTTCTGCTATTGCACACGCAGTTTTGCATCGTGACCATCCGCTCGCAACCAAGGCTTTTATTGAACCAGAAGATTTTGACGGTCAGGACTTCGTCGCCCTTACGCGCAGGTTCCCTGTGCGTGCGATTTTGGAGCGTATGTTTGCAGAACGCGGAATTCGACCTAATATTGTTGCCGAATCTTCTACCGCAGTTTCTGTGAGTGAGCTGGTTCGTGCAGGCGTTGGGATGAGTGTACTCAACCCCTTTCCAGTTGCTCGTAACCACCCGGAAACACTAGTCTTCCTGCCGTTTAAACCACGGATTTCTTACCTCAACGCGTTTATCTTGCCTGCCACCACACCAAGCACCCCGATTGCACGGAAGTTTATTGAATTTACGCGCGCTTTTGAGATTGAGGACCCTTATTCGACACCAGCCTAA
- a CDS encoding ABC transporter permease → MTIETSLKPPRKQLFSDDTPIGRFLSEFVESKVALVAGLLLFAIIAAALFAPWITPQNPYDLAQVSVLDSRMQPGAESFEGFTFWLGTDGAGRDLYSAILYGLRISLSVGVTSGVIALTIGMSVGLIAAYVGGRTEAFIMRIVDLQLSFPASLVALMLLALMGKGVDKIIFALVVAQWAYYARTVRGTALVERSKEYVEAATCLGLSHARVLFLHIMPNCLPPLIVVATVQTAHAIALEATLSFLGVGLPQTEPSLGLLIANGFEYVISGKYWISFFPGIALLVTVVCINLVGDQLRDVLNPRLKR, encoded by the coding sequence ATGACGATAGAAACAAGTCTCAAGCCGCCGCGAAAACAATTATTCTCAGACGACACGCCTATAGGTCGGTTCCTCTCTGAATTTGTAGAGAGCAAAGTGGCTTTAGTCGCAGGGCTCCTCCTCTTCGCTATCATCGCAGCCGCGTTGTTCGCACCTTGGATCACCCCGCAAAACCCTTATGATCTGGCGCAGGTCAGTGTGCTGGATTCTCGCATGCAGCCCGGTGCGGAGAGCTTTGAAGGATTTACGTTCTGGCTGGGCACAGATGGAGCAGGGCGCGACCTGTATTCTGCCATCCTTTATGGTCTGCGCATTTCGCTCTCCGTCGGCGTAACCAGCGGCGTCATCGCGCTTACGATTGGTATGTCTGTTGGTCTTATCGCGGCTTACGTGGGTGGGCGTACGGAAGCCTTCATCATGCGCATAGTAGATTTACAACTGTCGTTCCCAGCCTCGCTGGTAGCGCTCATGTTGCTGGCCTTAATGGGCAAAGGCGTCGATAAAATCATCTTCGCGCTCGTGGTTGCTCAATGGGCGTATTATGCCAGAACGGTGAGGGGCACTGCGCTTGTTGAGCGCAGCAAAGAATACGTCGAGGCGGCCACTTGCCTTGGCCTTAGTCATGCCCGCGTCTTGTTCCTGCACATCATGCCCAACTGCTTGCCACCACTGATTGTTGTGGCAACGGTACAAACGGCCCATGCCATTGCACTTGAAGCGACTTTGTCCTTCCTCGGAGTAGGACTGCCGCAAACTGAGCCCTCGTTGGGCCTGCTCATCGCCAATGGTTTTGAGTATGTTATCAGCGGAAAATACTGGATTTCCTTCTTCCCCGGCATAGCGTTGCTCGTCACGGTTGTTTGTATCAATCTGGTGGGAGATCAGCTCCGAGATGTCCTCAATCCGCGTTTGAAGAGGTGA